A window of Ictidomys tridecemlineatus isolate mIctTri1 chromosome 1, mIctTri1.hap1, whole genome shotgun sequence contains these coding sequences:
- the Iba57 gene encoding iron-sulfur cluster assembly factor IBA57, mitochondrial isoform X1, whose product MAVATLLRGAAPGRGGPAWCWRLHAVPRRRLAHSSGRLGRDHTDRAAWACFLLDERSLLRVRGPDAAPFLLGLLTNELPLPGPADHAATPPVRAAYAHFLNVQGRTLYDVILYGLPGYAEEASGFFLECDSSVLGALQKHLALYKIRRKVKMEPRPELRVWAVLPNSPQADQTAPLQERAEATAILTRDPRTACMGWRLLTQEEGPALLPQAQLGDLQDYHTHRYQQGIPEGVRDLPPGVALPLESNLAFMNGVSFTKGCYIGQELTTRTHHMGVIRKRLLPVRLTGPLPAGGVGPGTAVLTASGQAAGKFRAGQGNVGLALLRLEKIKGPLHIKISESDQVAVTASVPGWWPMATK is encoded by the exons ATGGCGGTCGCGACGCTTCTCCGGGGCGCGGCTCCGGGACGCGGCGGCCCAGCTTGGTGCTGGAGGCTGCACGCGGTCCCGAGGCGCCGTCTGGCTCATAGCTCTGGCCGTCTTGGCAGGGACCATACGGATAGGGCGGCTTGGGCGTGTTTCCTGCTAGACGAGCGCTCCCTGCTGCGCGTGCGCGGCCCGGACGCGGCGCCCTTCCTGCTGGGGCTACTGACCAATGAGCTGCCGCTTCCGGGTCCCGCGGACCACGCGGCCACGCCTCCTGTGCGCGCGGCCTACGCCCACTTCCTAAATGTTCAGGGGCGCACGCTTTATGACGTCATCTTGTACGG GCTCCCTGGGTATGCAGAGGAGGCATCGGGCTTCTTCTTGGAGTGTGACAGCTCTGTGCTGGGCGCACTGCAGAAGCACCTTGCACTGTACAAGATACGGCGGAAAGTTAAAATGGAGCCGCGCCCAGAGCTCCGAGTGTGGGCGGTGCTGCCCAACTCTCCCCAGGCTGACCAGACTGCACCGCTGcaggagagggcagaggccaCTGCCATCCTCACCCGCGATCCCCGGACTGCATGCATGGGGTGGCGGCTCCTTACCCAGGAGGAGGGTCCAGCCCTGCTGCCCCAGGCCCAGCTTGGAGACCTCCAGGATTATCATACACACCGataccagcaag GCATCCCTGAGGGGGTCCGTGACCTGCCCCCAGGGGTGGCTTTGCCTCTGGAGTCCAACCTGGCCTTTATGAATGGCGTGAGCTTCACCAAGGGCTGCTACATCGGCCAGGAGCTGACCACCCGCACCCACCACATGGGTGTCATCCGCAAGCGGCTCCTTCCTGTGCGGCTGACTGGCCCCCTCCCTGCAGGCGGTGTGGGCCCCGGCACTGCAGTACTGACTGCATCGGGACAGGCGGCAGGCAAATTCAGGGCTGGCCAGGGGAATGTGGGGCTGGCCCTGCTGCGTTTGGAGAAAATCAAGGGTCCTCTCCACATCAAGATCTCTGAAAGTGATCAGGTGGCAGTAACTGCATCCGTGCCAGGCTGGTGGCCCATGGCCACCAAGTAG
- the Iba57 gene encoding iron-sulfur cluster assembly factor IBA57, mitochondrial isoform X2, translating into MLGERLPGYAEEASGFFLECDSSVLGALQKHLALYKIRRKVKMEPRPELRVWAVLPNSPQADQTAPLQERAEATAILTRDPRTACMGWRLLTQEEGPALLPQAQLGDLQDYHTHRYQQGIPEGVRDLPPGVALPLESNLAFMNGVSFTKGCYIGQELTTRTHHMGVIRKRLLPVRLTGPLPAGGVGPGTAVLTASGQAAGKFRAGQGNVGLALLRLEKIKGPLHIKISESDQVAVTASVPGWWPMATK; encoded by the exons ATGCTTGGGGAAAG GCTCCCTGGGTATGCAGAGGAGGCATCGGGCTTCTTCTTGGAGTGTGACAGCTCTGTGCTGGGCGCACTGCAGAAGCACCTTGCACTGTACAAGATACGGCGGAAAGTTAAAATGGAGCCGCGCCCAGAGCTCCGAGTGTGGGCGGTGCTGCCCAACTCTCCCCAGGCTGACCAGACTGCACCGCTGcaggagagggcagaggccaCTGCCATCCTCACCCGCGATCCCCGGACTGCATGCATGGGGTGGCGGCTCCTTACCCAGGAGGAGGGTCCAGCCCTGCTGCCCCAGGCCCAGCTTGGAGACCTCCAGGATTATCATACACACCGataccagcaag GCATCCCTGAGGGGGTCCGTGACCTGCCCCCAGGGGTGGCTTTGCCTCTGGAGTCCAACCTGGCCTTTATGAATGGCGTGAGCTTCACCAAGGGCTGCTACATCGGCCAGGAGCTGACCACCCGCACCCACCACATGGGTGTCATCCGCAAGCGGCTCCTTCCTGTGCGGCTGACTGGCCCCCTCCCTGCAGGCGGTGTGGGCCCCGGCACTGCAGTACTGACTGCATCGGGACAGGCGGCAGGCAAATTCAGGGCTGGCCAGGGGAATGTGGGGCTGGCCCTGCTGCGTTTGGAGAAAATCAAGGGTCCTCTCCACATCAAGATCTCTGAAAGTGATCAGGTGGCAGTAACTGCATCCGTGCCAGGCTGGTGGCCCATGGCCACCAAGTAG
- the Iba57 gene encoding iron-sulfur cluster assembly factor IBA57, mitochondrial isoform X3: protein MEPRPELRVWAVLPNSPQADQTAPLQERAEATAILTRDPRTACMGWRLLTQEEGPALLPQAQLGDLQDYHTHRYQQGIPEGVRDLPPGVALPLESNLAFMNGVSFTKGCYIGQELTTRTHHMGVIRKRLLPVRLTGPLPAGGVGPGTAVLTASGQAAGKFRAGQGNVGLALLRLEKIKGPLHIKISESDQVAVTASVPGWWPMATK from the exons ATGGAGCCGCGCCCAGAGCTCCGAGTGTGGGCGGTGCTGCCCAACTCTCCCCAGGCTGACCAGACTGCACCGCTGcaggagagggcagaggccaCTGCCATCCTCACCCGCGATCCCCGGACTGCATGCATGGGGTGGCGGCTCCTTACCCAGGAGGAGGGTCCAGCCCTGCTGCCCCAGGCCCAGCTTGGAGACCTCCAGGATTATCATACACACCGataccagcaag GCATCCCTGAGGGGGTCCGTGACCTGCCCCCAGGGGTGGCTTTGCCTCTGGAGTCCAACCTGGCCTTTATGAATGGCGTGAGCTTCACCAAGGGCTGCTACATCGGCCAGGAGCTGACCACCCGCACCCACCACATGGGTGTCATCCGCAAGCGGCTCCTTCCTGTGCGGCTGACTGGCCCCCTCCCTGCAGGCGGTGTGGGCCCCGGCACTGCAGTACTGACTGCATCGGGACAGGCGGCAGGCAAATTCAGGGCTGGCCAGGGGAATGTGGGGCTGGCCCTGCTGCGTTTGGAGAAAATCAAGGGTCCTCTCCACATCAAGATCTCTGAAAGTGATCAGGTGGCAGTAACTGCATCCGTGCCAGGCTGGTGGCCCATGGCCACCAAGTAG